From the Lathyrus oleraceus cultivar Zhongwan6 chromosome 4, CAAS_Psat_ZW6_1.0, whole genome shotgun sequence genome, one window contains:
- the LOC127076722 gene encoding RGG repeats nuclear RNA binding protein A → MATINPFDLLGDDAEDPSHLIAAEQLKAAAAAAAAPKKGLEQGKQVAPKKAALLPSKPLPPSQAVRESRNEPSRGGRGGGRGYGGGFGRGRGGGGGFGRDFSNDDNSSSLPVPPANQGSFEGDSGNPSERRGYGAPRAPYRVGGGGGRRGGFSNGEGGEEGRPRRTFDRHSGTGRGGGFKREGAGRGNWGTQSDEIAQVTDEVANETEKNVSEEKPAGEEDAAAEGNKEAPANEAEEKEPEDKEMTLEEYEKVLEEKRKALQALKVESRKVDTKEFESMKPLSCKKENDEIFAKLGSDKDKRKDAFEKEKARKALSINEFLKPAEGEKYYSPGGRGGRGRGGRGGSRGGGGYVGNAYSNAPAPSIEDPGQFPTLGGGK, encoded by the exons ATGGCGACAATTAACCCTTTTGATTTGTTGGGTGACGATGCTGAAGATCCTTCACACTTGATTGCTGCTGAACAACTCAAAGCGGCGGCTGCGGCTGCGGCTGCTCCCAAAAAGGGTTTGGAACAAGGCAAACAAGTTGCTCCCAAAAAGGCTGCTCTTTTGCCTTCCAAACCACTACCTCCCTCCCAGGCTG TGAGGGAGTCAAGAAACGAACCATCTCGTGGTGGCCGTGGAGGTGGACGGGGATATGGAGGAGGATTTGGACGTGGTCGCGGTGGTGGTGGCGGCTTTGGTCGTGACTTTTCCAACGACGATAACTCCTCTTCACTGCCTGTTCCTCCTGCTAATCAAGGTTCTTTTGAAGGGGATTCTGGGAATCCCTCTGAAAGGCGTGGTTATGGTGCACCTCGTGCTCCTTACCGCGTCGGCGGAGGTGGCGGTCGTCGTGGAGGATTTAGCAACGGTGAAGGTGGTGAAGAAGGACGTCCACGAAGGACATTTGATCGCCACAGCGGGACTGGACGAGG AGGCGGATTCAAACGTGAAGGTGCTGGACGTGGTAATTGGGGAACTCAGTCGGATGAAATTGCTCA GGTGACTGATGAAGTTGCTAACGAAACCGAAAAGAATGTGTCTGAGGAGAAGCCTGCTGGTGAAGAAGATGCAGCTGCTGAAGGAAACAAAGAAGCACCTGCTAATGAAGCTGAAGAAAAGGAGCCTGAGGACAAG GAAATGACACTAGAAGAATATGAGAAAGTTTTAGAAGAGAAAAGGAAAGCTCTGCAGGCACTCAAGGTTGAGAGCAGAAAGGTGGACACAAAAGAGTTTGAATCCATGAAGCCACTTTCTTGCAAGAAAGAAAATGATGAGATCTTTGCTAAACTG GGATCTGACAAGGACAAACGCAAAGATGCCTTTGAAAAGGAAAAGGCAAGGAAG GCTCTGAGCATCAATGAGTTTCTTAAGCCTGCTGAAGGGGAGAAGTATTACAGCCCAGGTGGACGAGGTGGACGCGGACGTGGTGGTCGTGGTGGTTCAAGGGGAGGAGGAGGTTATGTTGGAAATGCATACAGCAATGCGCCAGCCCCATCTATTGAGGATCCGGGTCAATTCCCAACCTTGGGTGGTGGCAAGTGA